Proteins found in one Streptomyces sp. CB09001 genomic segment:
- a CDS encoding MerR family transcriptional regulator, with the protein MTDDGTGLMTIGELARTTGLPVRTIRYWSDEGALPPHARSAGGYRLYDAASAARLELIRTLRELGLGLDAVRRVLTGETTVAQIAEAHVSALDAQISALRVTRAVLSTVARRGSTAEEMTLMNKLARLSTTERRRIIEDFMAEVFAGVDPGDPDIRTRLRFAAADLPDDPTPEQVDAWVELAELIQDPEFRVTMRRMIEFNAADRGADVPTSSSLWFVSRMVQLAGEALRDGVAPDSPRAAGIVRELIGDADPAVVLERLTAVTNVRLARYRELSAIVNGLEPPSAHEEQFRWVVAALGARTAG; encoded by the coding sequence ATGACCGACGACGGCACCGGCCTCATGACCATCGGCGAACTGGCGCGCACCACCGGACTTCCGGTACGCACCATCCGCTACTGGTCCGACGAGGGCGCCCTGCCCCCGCACGCCCGCTCCGCGGGCGGCTACCGGCTCTACGACGCCGCGTCCGCCGCCCGCCTGGAGCTGATCCGCACCCTGCGCGAACTGGGCCTCGGTCTGGACGCCGTACGCCGTGTGCTGACCGGCGAGACCACGGTCGCGCAGATCGCGGAGGCGCACGTGAGCGCCCTGGACGCGCAGATCAGCGCCCTGAGGGTGACCCGCGCGGTGCTGTCCACCGTGGCGCGACGCGGCTCGACCGCAGAGGAGATGACGCTCATGAACAAGCTGGCGCGACTGTCCACCACCGAACGCCGCCGGATCATCGAGGACTTCATGGCCGAGGTCTTCGCCGGCGTCGACCCCGGTGACCCCGACATCCGCACCCGCCTGCGCTTCGCCGCCGCCGACCTGCCCGACGACCCCACCCCGGAACAGGTGGACGCCTGGGTGGAGCTGGCCGAGCTGATCCAGGACCCGGAGTTCCGGGTCACCATGCGCCGGATGATCGAGTTCAACGCCGCGGACCGGGGAGCGGACGTGCCCACCAGCTCCTCGCTCTGGTTCGTGAGCCGCATGGTCCAGCTCGCCGGTGAGGCGCTGCGCGACGGCGTGGCACCGGACTCGCCGCGGGCCGCCGGCATCGTGCGCGAGCTGATCGGCGACGCCGACCCGGCCGTCGTACTCGAACGCCTGACCGCGGTGACCAACGTCCGGCTCGCCCGCTACCGGGAACTGTCGGCGATCGTGAACGGCCTGGAGCCGCCCTCCGCCCACGAGGAGCAGTTCAGGTGGGTGGTCGCCGCGCTGGGCGCTCGGACGGCCGGTTAA
- a CDS encoding EF-hand domain-containing protein, with translation MADIEEARKQFERIDTDGDGLITAAEFKTALAQGGDWNVTESVAEAIIAGRDLDGDKQLSFDEFWAHLNK, from the coding sequence GTGGCCGACATCGAGGAAGCACGCAAGCAGTTCGAGCGGATCGACACGGACGGTGACGGCCTCATCACCGCGGCCGAGTTCAAGACCGCGCTCGCCCAGGGCGGCGACTGGAACGTCACCGAGTCGGTGGCCGAGGCGATCATCGCCGGCCGCGACCTCGACGGCGACAAGCAGCTGTCGTTCGACGAGTTCTGGGCCCACCTGAACAAGTAG
- a CDS encoding NAD(P)-binding domain-containing protein yields MRRARGVSIMKIGIIGAGNIGGNLTRRLTALGHDVSVANSRGPHTLTALAEETGATPVPVEEAARGAEIVVVTIPLKRVPDLPSGVLDGAAEGVAVIDTGNYYPQQRDGRIAGIEDEGRTESRWTERHLGHPVIKAFNGTYAQDILDRPRPAGAPDRLALPVAGDDEAAKAKVRTLIDELGFDTVDAGGIDDSWRQQPDTPVYGLREGVDGVARALAEASPERPAAFRG; encoded by the coding sequence ATCCGAAGGGCCAGGGGAGTCAGCATCATGAAGATCGGCATCATCGGCGCGGGCAACATCGGCGGCAACCTCACCCGGCGGCTCACCGCCCTCGGACACGACGTCTCGGTCGCCAACTCGCGCGGGCCGCACACGCTCACCGCGCTGGCCGAGGAGACCGGCGCCACCCCGGTACCGGTGGAGGAGGCGGCGCGGGGCGCCGAGATCGTGGTCGTCACCATCCCGCTGAAGCGGGTCCCGGACCTGCCGTCGGGTGTCCTCGACGGGGCGGCGGAGGGCGTCGCGGTCATCGACACCGGCAACTACTACCCGCAGCAGCGGGACGGCAGGATCGCGGGCATCGAGGACGAGGGCCGCACCGAGAGCCGCTGGACCGAACGCCACCTCGGCCACCCGGTGATCAAGGCCTTCAACGGCACCTACGCCCAGGACATCCTCGACCGGCCCCGTCCGGCCGGCGCGCCCGACCGCCTGGCCCTCCCGGTGGCCGGCGACGACGAGGCGGCCAAGGCGAAGGTCCGCACCCTGATCGACGAACTGGGCTTCGACACCGTCGACGCCGGCGGCATCGACGACTCCTGGCGCCAGCAGCCGGACACCCCGGTCTACGGCCTGCGCGAGGGCGTCGACGGCGTCGCCAGGGCGCTGGCCGAGGCGTCCCCGGAGCGGCCCGCGGCCTTCCGGGGCTGA
- a CDS encoding glycoside hydrolase family 25 protein, with amino-acid sequence MLRGIDVSAYQSSSYDTDGLSFVFVKATEGRSYVNPKLAAQTERARDAGLAVGFYHFLWPGNLAAQAEYFVSKAPDRKGDILAVDWETNGEGTHPSNAEKDSFIRKVKALRPDNRVILYCNRHFWLNVDSTSYAGDALWIADYVSAGKPRIQAKWRFHQYTDDPVDTNVADFASRAALKEWAQSA; translated from the coding sequence ATGCTGCGTGGCATCGATGTCAGCGCCTACCAGTCCTCCAGCTACGACACGGACGGCCTGTCCTTCGTCTTCGTCAAGGCGACGGAAGGCCGTTCGTACGTCAACCCCAAACTCGCGGCCCAGACGGAGCGGGCCCGCGACGCCGGACTGGCCGTCGGCTTCTACCACTTCCTGTGGCCGGGCAACCTGGCCGCCCAGGCCGAGTACTTCGTCTCCAAGGCGCCGGACCGCAAGGGCGACATCCTCGCCGTCGACTGGGAGACGAACGGCGAGGGCACGCACCCGAGCAACGCGGAGAAGGACAGCTTCATCAGGAAGGTGAAGGCGTTGCGGCCGGACAACCGGGTCATCCTCTACTGCAACCGGCATTTTTGGCTGAACGTCGACAGCACCTCGTACGCCGGTGACGCCCTCTGGATCGCCGACTACGTCTCGGCGGGCAAGCCGCGCATCCAGGCTAAGTGGCGCTTCCACCAGTACACCGACGACCCGGTCGACACCAACGTGGCGGACTTCGCGAGCAGGGCGGCGCTGAAGGAGTGGGCCCAGAGCGCCTGA
- a CDS encoding D-Ala-D-Ala carboxypeptidase family metallohydrolase, which produces MFRRVSRLLLSFVMLMAGAVVGLGATAGTAHADSCYSWNRTLSQGSSGSDVTQLQIRVAGWVTSGERLSYDGQYGARTAAAVKKFQSAYGLAADGVAGPATFSKIYALQDADCTPVHFTYAELNKCNSDWSGGAVSAATAKSNALKTMWKLEAMRHALGDVPITISSGFRSRACNSAVGGSSTSRHLYGDAADLTGSPSFCRLAQQARTHGFSEILGPGYPGHNDHTHVAFDPSPYWSAPNCGI; this is translated from the coding sequence ATGTTCAGACGCGTGTCACGACTCCTTCTCTCATTTGTCATGCTCATGGCTGGCGCGGTAGTCGGTCTCGGCGCCACCGCCGGCACCGCGCACGCCGACTCCTGCTACAGCTGGAACCGCACCCTCTCCCAGGGCTCCTCCGGCAGCGACGTGACGCAGCTCCAGATCCGCGTCGCCGGCTGGGTCACCTCGGGCGAGCGGCTCTCCTACGACGGCCAGTACGGCGCCCGCACCGCCGCCGCCGTCAAGAAGTTCCAGTCCGCCTACGGGCTGGCCGCGGACGGCGTCGCGGGCCCCGCGACCTTCAGCAAGATCTACGCCCTCCAGGACGCGGACTGCACCCCCGTCCACTTCACCTACGCGGAGCTCAACAAGTGCAACTCCGACTGGTCGGGCGGCGCGGTCTCCGCCGCCACGGCCAAGTCGAACGCGCTGAAGACCATGTGGAAGCTGGAGGCCATGCGGCACGCCCTCGGCGACGTGCCGATCACCATCTCCAGCGGCTTCCGCTCCCGCGCCTGCAACAGCGCGGTCGGCGGCTCGTCCACCAGCCGCCACCTCTACGGCGACGCCGCCGACCTGACCGGCTCGCCCAGCTTCTGCCGGCTCGCCCAGCAGGCCAGGACCCACGGCTTCTCGGAGATCCTCGGCCCGGGCTACCCCGGCCACAACGACCACACCCACGTGGCCTTCGACCCGTCGCCGTACTGGTCGGCCCCGAACTGCGGCATCTGA